In a single window of the Haloarcula salinisoli genome:
- the rdfA gene encoding rod-determining factor RdfA, with translation MSPDRSEPRSKVARLIEAYDLAPLGADLEAAWLGEAGERQSLRDLADRFNRALLLAAVRDAGMDVVDGEAQNYYRLLTEDSVSAGRRVEAENRLDAAGVDVDALRENFVSYQSIRHYLTEVRDASYERDEASSGVERERSVIDRLQSRVERVVRDTIDRLRTAGRLSVGEYRILVSVDVLCEDCGGQYTVGELLDRGHCDCESP, from the coding sequence ATGAGTCCGGACAGATCCGAGCCGCGCTCGAAAGTCGCGCGGCTCATCGAGGCGTACGATCTGGCCCCGCTCGGGGCGGACCTGGAAGCCGCCTGGCTGGGCGAGGCGGGCGAGCGACAGAGCCTGCGCGACCTCGCCGACCGGTTCAACCGGGCGCTGTTGCTGGCGGCGGTCCGGGACGCCGGCATGGACGTCGTCGACGGGGAGGCACAGAACTACTACCGGCTCCTCACCGAGGATTCGGTGAGCGCCGGTCGCCGAGTGGAGGCGGAGAACCGGCTCGACGCCGCAGGCGTCGACGTCGACGCGCTGCGGGAGAACTTCGTCAGCTACCAGTCGATACGCCACTATCTGACCGAGGTCCGCGACGCCAGCTACGAACGCGACGAGGCGTCATCAGGGGTCGAGCGCGAACGGTCCGTCATCGACCGGCTCCAGAGCCGGGTCGAGCGGGTGGTCCGGGACACAATCGACCGACTGCGCACGGCCGGTCGGCTCTCGGTGGGCGAGTACCGCATCCTCGTCAGCGTCGACGTGCTCTGTGAGGACTGTGGTGGCCAGTACACCGTCGGGGAGCTGCTGGACCGCGGTCACTGCGACTGCGAGTCGCCCTGA
- a CDS encoding archaea-specific SMC-related protein: MHPATTADADATVTVENIGGIDSAAVELSPGVTVLAGRNATNRTSFLKAMMAALGSDWTAVKGDAKQGEVSLTLGEQTYERQLTRAEDGIVSSGDGLLADPTLANLFAFLLEDNEARQAVVRGEDPRDIIMRPVDTSELRREIHEAERRKADIDDELDDIADLKQRLPDLEQRRAQKEAEIADVREELAAVEDRLDERDLTVDLTQTNTEVLETKLDELRATREELRRVRGDITTEQESLSALRDERGRLAAELAGLPDAPADRLAELEARLSARRERKRELSTYTSRLQTIIGFNEEFVDGEHDRIAEALGRKPESVGDITDQLYRGSKTTCWTCGSTVKPVRFERTLDSLREHRTETFAEIDDLEAEIDDLSEEVTRITETVDRRDELTDTIEEVDTEITRRQGTLSDLRERRDNLSARVGDLESEVTELRSAEVDEVLDLHSEANELEFELESLESTLEEIESEIATAEAEIRRDEALVERRESVVEELIDLRTRIDTLETEATTAFNERMADLLDILDYENVERIWLERLGGPADSVATVDAESVIEGSEFELHVVRSSDGGTVYEDTVSHLSESERAVTGLVFALAGYLVHDVAEQVPFMLLDSLEAIDAERIAALVEYFASEVPYLVVALLPEDAAALPDSYERVRQIGQGDSQSQ; this comes from the coding sequence ATGCACCCGGCGACGACCGCCGATGCGGACGCGACCGTTACGGTCGAGAACATCGGTGGCATCGACTCGGCGGCGGTGGAGCTGTCGCCGGGCGTCACCGTCCTCGCCGGCCGGAACGCGACCAACCGGACATCGTTCCTGAAGGCGATGATGGCCGCGCTGGGTAGCGACTGGACCGCGGTGAAAGGGGACGCAAAGCAGGGCGAGGTCTCGCTCACGCTGGGCGAGCAAACGTACGAACGCCAGCTCACGCGGGCCGAGGACGGCATCGTCAGCTCCGGCGACGGACTGCTCGCGGACCCGACGCTCGCTAACCTCTTTGCGTTCCTGCTGGAGGACAACGAGGCGCGCCAGGCGGTCGTCCGGGGGGAGGACCCCAGGGACATCATCATGCGGCCGGTTGACACCTCGGAGCTGCGACGGGAGATTCACGAGGCCGAACGGCGCAAGGCCGATATCGACGACGAACTTGACGACATCGCCGACCTCAAACAGCGGCTCCCAGACCTGGAACAGCGCCGCGCACAGAAGGAAGCTGAGATAGCCGACGTCCGCGAGGAGCTGGCCGCGGTCGAGGACCGCCTCGACGAGCGGGACCTCACGGTCGACCTGACCCAGACCAACACGGAGGTACTGGAGACCAAACTCGACGAACTGCGTGCGACCCGGGAGGAGCTGCGGCGTGTCCGGGGCGACATCACGACCGAACAGGAGAGCCTCTCGGCGCTGCGGGACGAACGCGGCCGGCTCGCCGCCGAACTGGCCGGCCTCCCCGACGCGCCGGCCGACCGGCTGGCGGAGCTGGAGGCCCGGCTCTCGGCCCGCCGCGAGCGCAAGCGCGAGCTATCGACCTACACCTCCCGTCTCCAGACCATCATCGGGTTCAACGAGGAGTTCGTCGACGGCGAGCACGACCGCATCGCGGAGGCCCTCGGCCGGAAACCCGAGAGTGTCGGGGACATCACCGACCAGCTCTATCGGGGCTCGAAGACGACCTGCTGGACCTGTGGCTCGACTGTCAAGCCAGTGCGTTTCGAGCGCACTCTCGATAGTCTTCGCGAGCACCGAACGGAGACATTCGCGGAGATAGACGACCTGGAAGCTGAAATCGACGACCTGTCCGAAGAAGTCACCCGGATAACGGAGACGGTAGACCGTCGCGACGAGCTCACCGACACTATCGAGGAGGTGGACACGGAGATTACGCGGCGCCAGGGGACGCTGTCGGACCTGCGAGAGCGTCGTGATAACCTCTCGGCCAGGGTCGGCGACCTCGAGAGCGAGGTGACGGAGCTGCGCTCGGCCGAGGTCGACGAGGTACTGGACCTCCACAGCGAGGCCAACGAACTGGAGTTCGAACTCGAATCCCTGGAGTCGACGCTCGAAGAGATCGAATCGGAGATAGCGACGGCCGAGGCGGAGATTCGGCGGGACGAGGCACTCGTCGAGCGCCGTGAGTCCGTGGTCGAGGAGCTCATCGACCTGCGGACCCGCATCGACACGCTGGAGACGGAGGCGACGACGGCGTTCAACGAGCGGATGGCCGACCTGCTGGACATCCTTGATTACGAGAACGTCGAGCGCATCTGGCTCGAACGGCTCGGCGGCCCCGCCGACTCCGTGGCCACCGTCGACGCCGAGTCGGTCATCGAGGGCTCGGAGTTCGAACTCCACGTGGTTCGCAGCTCCGACGGCGGGACCGTCTACGAGGACACGGTTTCTCACCTCTCGGAATCCGAACGAGCCGTCACCGGGCTCGTGTTCGCGCTGGCGGGCTATCTCGTCCACGACGTGGCCGAGCAGGTGCCGTTCATGCTGCTTGACTCGCTCGAGGCCATCGACGCCGAGCGCATCGCCGCGCTGGTCGAGTACTTCGCCAGCGAGGTGCCGTATCTGGTCGTCGCCCTGCTGCCGGAGGATGCCGCGGCCCTGCCCGACAGCTACGAGCGGGTCCGGCAGATTGGTCAGGGCGACTCGCAGTCGCAGTGA
- the cbiT gene encoding precorrin-6Y C5,15-methyltransferase (decarboxylating) subunit CbiT, which translates to MAHVSLPHDAKAGPTKPEVRAVLASKLDLGPTDHFVEVGSCTGAVTIDAARRAGAVTALERKPERLEVTEQNLAANDTDAEVRLREAEAPEGLPDDADALFLGGSRNYEAVLDHAVETGIDRVVMNVSRLEVAGAATEAFRERDLLAEVIQFQVSHGYELAGATSFDSENPVYMLVGSASDDVAADGGSVAGATDSGAADDGGDR; encoded by the coding sequence ATGGCACACGTCTCGTTGCCCCACGACGCGAAGGCCGGGCCGACGAAGCCGGAGGTTCGGGCCGTCCTCGCGAGCAAACTCGACCTCGGGCCGACCGACCACTTCGTCGAAGTCGGCTCCTGTACCGGCGCGGTCACCATCGACGCGGCCCGGCGCGCCGGTGCGGTCACTGCGCTCGAACGCAAACCGGAGCGACTGGAAGTGACGGAGCAGAACCTCGCCGCGAACGACACCGACGCCGAGGTACGGCTTCGCGAGGCCGAAGCGCCCGAGGGGCTGCCCGACGACGCCGACGCGCTGTTCCTGGGCGGGAGCCGCAACTACGAGGCCGTTCTCGACCACGCCGTCGAGACCGGTATCGACCGCGTAGTGATGAACGTCTCCCGACTGGAGGTCGCCGGCGCGGCCACCGAGGCGTTCCGCGAGCGAGACCTGCTGGCGGAGGTCATCCAGTTCCAGGTAAGCCACGGCTACGAGCTGGCCGGGGCGACGAGCTTCGATTCGGAGAACCCCGTCTACATGCTCGTCGGCAGTGCGAGCGACGACGTGGCGGCCGACGGTGGCAGTGTCGCTGGGGCTACTGACAGTGGCGCCGCGGACGACGGAGGCGACCGATGA
- a CDS encoding cobalt-precorrin-4/precorrin-4 C(11)-methyltransferase, with the protein MTDDSDAETDPQDAIDAVATDRDDRVYDHSAGDEQKGIPFVGAGPGDPKLLTVAGRDLLADADLVVHAGSLVNSELLDEYCADAETVSSIGKDLEELIPLMRDAYEAGDTVVRLHSGDPAIYGAALEQMDALEHEGVPTYIVPGVTSAFAASATMRTQLTLNEVANHVAFTRPQGKTLTEEEDHISEFVGMGDVTTCIYLGTHAVAETMERLLEDGHDPETPVAAVYHASWPDEDVIEGTIGTIGEKVEEAGYRASAMVIIGDAVGGEDYERSFLYGEWASGGSSDGSQEADD; encoded by the coding sequence ATGACTGACGACAGCGACGCCGAGACCGACCCACAGGACGCCATCGACGCCGTCGCGACCGACCGCGACGACCGCGTCTACGACCACAGCGCGGGTGACGAGCAGAAGGGCATTCCCTTCGTCGGTGCCGGCCCGGGCGACCCGAAGCTGTTGACCGTCGCCGGCCGGGACCTGCTGGCCGACGCCGACCTCGTGGTCCACGCCGGTTCGCTGGTCAACAGCGAACTGCTGGACGAGTACTGTGCGGACGCCGAGACCGTCTCCTCCATCGGGAAGGACCTGGAGGAGCTGATTCCGCTGATGCGGGACGCGTACGAGGCCGGCGACACGGTGGTCCGGCTCCACAGCGGCGACCCGGCGATCTACGGCGCGGCACTGGAGCAGATGGACGCCCTGGAACACGAGGGCGTTCCCACGTACATCGTCCCGGGCGTCACGTCGGCCTTCGCCGCGAGTGCGACGATGCGGACCCAGCTCACGCTGAACGAGGTCGCGAACCACGTCGCCTTCACCCGCCCGCAGGGCAAGACGCTGACCGAGGAGGAAGACCACATCTCGGAGTTCGTCGGTATGGGCGACGTGACGACGTGTATCTATCTGGGGACGCATGCTGTGGCTGAGACGATGGAGCGGCTGCTCGAGGACGGCCACGACCCCGAGACGCCGGTGGCGGCCGTCTATCACGCGTCCTGGCCCGACGAGGACGTCATCGAGGGCACCATTGGGACCATCGGTGAGAAGGTAGAGGAGGCGGGCTATCGGGCCTCGGCGATGGTCATCATCGGCGATGCGGTGGGGGGCGAGGACTACGAACGCTCGTTCCTCTACGGCGAGTGGGCCTCAGGTGGGTCTTCGGACGGTTCGCAGGAGGCCGACGACTAG
- a CDS encoding cobalt-factor II C(20)-methyltransferase has protein sequence MTLYGVGLGPGQADLVTVRGKRALENADVVYSPGRLSRTVATKHVPQERIGDLDFPMTRDEEKLRSAWKTAAAEIAPQARDGDAAFVTLGDPNVYSTFGHLRRTLAAFHPEVDLEVVPGVSAVTAFATALGVEITAGSSLALREADGGVSPTGPDRMILFKVTDAPATHEGLVEAGYDVTYGRRLFMQQGETLVTDDPHDIDERDYYTLAYAERPDARVEQATDAFLEGVDEAGVVSDGGEASIARQERSEGELGGDEVAE, from the coding sequence ATGACCCTCTACGGCGTCGGCCTCGGCCCCGGACAGGCCGACCTCGTGACGGTGCGGGGCAAGCGCGCACTGGAGAACGCCGACGTGGTCTACTCGCCCGGCCGGCTCTCCCGGACGGTGGCGACGAAACACGTCCCACAAGAGCGTATCGGCGACCTCGACTTCCCGATGACCCGCGACGAGGAGAAGCTCCGTTCGGCCTGGAAGACTGCGGCGGCCGAAATCGCCCCGCAGGCCCGCGACGGCGACGCTGCCTTCGTCACGCTGGGTGACCCGAACGTCTACTCAACCTTCGGCCATCTCCGGCGAACACTTGCTGCGTTCCACCCCGAGGTAGACCTCGAAGTGGTGCCCGGCGTCAGCGCGGTCACCGCCTTCGCGACGGCGCTGGGCGTCGAGATTACCGCGGGGTCGAGTCTGGCGCTTCGGGAGGCCGACGGCGGGGTCTCGCCGACCGGCCCCGACCGGATGATATTGTTCAAAGTGACTGATGCCCCGGCGACCCACGAGGGGCTCGTCGAGGCGGGCTACGACGTGACCTACGGCCGCCGACTGTTCATGCAGCAGGGCGAGACGCTCGTGACCGACGACCCCCACGATATCGACGAACGGGACTACTACACGCTCGCCTACGCCGAACGGCCCGACGCTCGGGTCGAGCAGGCTACCGACGCCTTCCTCGAAGGGGTCGACGAAGCGGGCGTGGTCTCTGACGGCGGGGAGGCCAGCATCGCCCGCCAGGAACGCTCTGAGGGAGAACTCGGCGGCGACGAGGTGGCCGAATGA
- a CDS encoding PIN domain-containing protein, whose amino-acid sequence MSDAYVFDTEAIIAFLYNEPGHERVGALLEELAATDREGYLSEANASEVYYLVARFEGTADEEPTAASLRTADRDLRTLTRNGLTLARADWRQIGEIKADGDISLADAAAVALAAERDATLIVGADDDFDSLPVAVDIERFRTEAV is encoded by the coding sequence ATGAGTGACGCCTACGTCTTCGATACGGAAGCTATCATCGCCTTTCTGTACAACGAGCCTGGCCACGAACGGGTCGGGGCACTGCTCGAAGAACTGGCGGCAACTGACAGGGAGGGATATCTCTCCGAAGCCAATGCCAGCGAAGTGTACTATCTCGTCGCTCGCTTCGAGGGCACAGCCGACGAGGAACCGACAGCGGCCTCGCTCCGGACCGCGGACCGGGATCTCCGGACGCTCACGCGGAACGGACTGACACTCGCCCGGGCCGACTGGCGACAAATCGGTGAGATAAAAGCCGACGGGGATATCTCGCTGGCCGACGCCGCTGCCGTCGCCCTCGCGGCGGAACGCGACGCGACGCTCATCGTGGGCGCCGACGACGACTTCGATTCGCTGCCGGTGGCGGTCGATATCGAACGGTTCCGGACCGAAGCCGTATGA
- the cbiG gene encoding cobalt-precorrin 5A hydrolase, which yields MSTDSDSDSSSNSCKAPDSDGEVAEEIAIVAFERKMDTAQDIVDGIGDRYESIDILEYHGDIFEEHWGEYDCFIGLMASGIAMRKTAHLLDDKWDDPAICVVDEELTWAIPITGGHHGANQVADDLASMGAVPAMTTASEAAGKQGVEKQAKALDAHVVNGDSTVATNLAVLDDELGPIERLDGPKAVLVDDDVSVLKRNSDDGVVLGCGSVAGADLEQFHAAWDAALEEAGLDRSDVEFVATGTRKADEEGMLEAAEEWGLGVVAFEKETLEGFEGPTPSRSKELIGWPGIAEASAIAAGRDHDLLAEKTRYDEAVTVAIGQ from the coding sequence ATGAGTACTGACAGCGATTCAGATTCGAGCTCGAACAGTTGCAAAGCGCCCGACTCCGACGGGGAAGTCGCGGAAGAGATAGCCATCGTCGCCTTCGAGCGCAAGATGGACACCGCCCAGGACATCGTCGACGGCATCGGCGACCGCTACGAATCCATCGACATCCTCGAATATCACGGCGACATCTTCGAGGAGCACTGGGGCGAGTACGACTGCTTTATCGGGCTGATGGCAAGCGGCATCGCGATGCGGAAGACGGCCCACCTGCTCGACGACAAGTGGGACGACCCCGCAATCTGTGTGGTCGACGAGGAGCTGACCTGGGCAATCCCCATCACCGGCGGCCACCACGGCGCGAACCAGGTGGCCGACGACCTGGCGAGCATGGGCGCGGTGCCGGCGATGACGACTGCCAGCGAGGCCGCGGGCAAGCAGGGTGTCGAGAAGCAGGCCAAGGCCCTGGACGCCCACGTCGTCAACGGGGATTCGACGGTCGCGACGAACCTCGCGGTCCTGGACGACGAACTCGGCCCTATCGAACGGCTCGACGGGCCGAAAGCCGTCCTCGTCGACGACGACGTGAGCGTGCTCAAGCGCAACAGCGACGACGGCGTCGTGCTGGGCTGTGGCAGCGTCGCTGGCGCCGACCTAGAGCAGTTCCACGCGGCGTGGGACGCAGCTCTGGAGGAGGCCGGCCTCGACCGGTCGGACGTGGAATTCGTCGCCACCGGCACGCGGAAAGCCGACGAGGAGGGGATGCTCGAAGCCGCCGAGGAGTGGGGGCTGGGCGTCGTCGCCTTCGAGAAGGAAACTCTCGAAGGGTTCGAGGGCCCGACGCCGTCCCGCTCGAAGGAGCTCATCGGCTGGCCGGGTATCGCCGAGGCGAGCGCTATCGCCGCCGGTCGGGACCACGACCTGCTGGCCGAGAAGACCCGCTACGACGAGGCCGTGACGGTCGCTATCGGTCAGTAA
- a CDS encoding MarR family transcriptional regulator: protein MAQRSDGSEEFGVLRSKRTATRYQIMVEIAERQPAVSQQEIADAIGITSQAVSDYLQGLSEEGHVTKHGRGRYEVTKEGVDWLISQTDALRSFVGHVSEDIIGQVDIETVLATSDIAEGETVSVTMREGVLRAVAGDTGNATAVAVTDAAAGTDLGITNVEGVVEYDLGDVTAVSIPRVQNDGSGAADADRIAGLATDHDLVAVAGVEALAAARAADVAVDIRYGSVAAVEEAATKGQDVLLLASADQLSTHTDALAGANIGYEVLDAAE from the coding sequence ATGGCACAGCGTTCGGACGGGAGCGAGGAGTTCGGCGTCCTCCGGAGCAAGCGGACCGCCACTCGATACCAGATCATGGTCGAAATCGCGGAGCGCCAGCCGGCGGTCAGCCAGCAGGAGATAGCCGACGCCATCGGCATCACCTCACAGGCCGTCAGCGACTACCTCCAGGGGCTCTCGGAGGAAGGGCACGTCACAAAGCACGGCCGCGGGCGCTACGAGGTCACCAAGGAAGGCGTCGACTGGCTCATCTCACAGACCGACGCCCTCCGGAGCTTCGTCGGCCACGTCTCCGAGGATATCATCGGCCAGGTCGACATCGAGACGGTGCTCGCGACGAGTGACATAGCGGAAGGCGAGACCGTCTCCGTGACGATGCGCGAGGGCGTGTTGCGCGCCGTCGCGGGCGACACCGGTAACGCAACCGCAGTTGCGGTGACCGACGCCGCCGCCGGGACGGACCTGGGCATCACCAACGTCGAGGGCGTCGTCGAGTACGACCTCGGCGACGTGACCGCAGTGTCGATTCCCAGGGTGCAAAACGACGGGAGCGGGGCCGCCGACGCCGACCGCATCGCCGGCCTGGCGACGGACCACGACCTCGTCGCCGTCGCGGGCGTCGAGGCCCTGGCCGCCGCACGGGCCGCCGACGTCGCGGTCGACATCCGCTATGGCAGCGTTGCCGCCGTCGAGGAGGCCGCCACGAAGGGCCAGGACGTACTCCTGCTCGCCAGTGCCGACCAGCTCTCGACCCACACCGACGCGCTGGCCGGTGCGAACATCGGCTACGAAGTGCTCGACGCCGCCGAGTAA
- a CDS encoding AbrB/MazE/SpoVT family DNA-binding domain-containing protein — protein sequence MASSTSEPEVVRVSQKGQATIPKPLREKFGIESPGEVFIYEEEGRIVIEPVPGLTELHGIHASEGEPGEVLAKVRAEKEAEKRREADRADDLRPSDR from the coding sequence ATGGCGAGTAGTACGAGTGAGCCGGAGGTAGTCCGCGTCTCACAGAAGGGACAGGCGACGATTCCGAAGCCGCTGCGGGAGAAGTTCGGTATCGAGAGCCCCGGAGAGGTGTTTATTTACGAGGAGGAGGGCCGAATCGTCATCGAGCCGGTCCCGGGACTCACCGAGCTACACGGCATTCACGCGAGCGAGGGCGAACCGGGCGAGGTTCTGGCCAAGGTTCGCGCCGAGAAGGAGGCCGAGAAGCGACGCGAGGCAGACCGCGCTGACGACCTGCGGCCGAGCGACAGATGA
- a CDS encoding RDD family protein — translation MVGLQRLGLFGVIHMDDPTKVTAELHEFAGDAEALFIEFPDGGVSPWVWLSAALRTPAIFVGLLYFMSIFQGLVLLLVSRDLLPSELVAVRRVAADRDLPIHGVDENPVEAAATAGPKLAALNWAILLPVLVFEPVAAAVTVAAAVAGILAPFFLRGQGYRRLGPTLFALGLVGIVAIAVTGPFSLLLPVIGALSILVYMVYGIDHRNEVMLDRVAGIAGEEGYDEAVLVTGKGHLGGLARKAADRGLTVPRILVSFWRDDGETVTDIEPAALPEIEFGAGSNGLETTGMRNDTETRLHRALAAGIDYVAVGIVWVICNFVALLPLVVVTDATTSVALWTAVGSFCLLAVGYHVVLETVWGQTIGKRFAGLVVSGTDGSELDARTALVRNALRPLGMATLYLGSALVVNSTSRGQTMGDLLARTVVTRVANAPKSDGQDGDDEATEERPQSPRDDSPTSEVADATPDADSGPSRYW, via the coding sequence ATGGTGGGGTTACAACGGCTGGGGCTGTTCGGCGTCATCCACATGGACGACCCGACGAAGGTGACGGCAGAACTGCACGAGTTCGCCGGCGACGCGGAGGCGCTGTTCATCGAGTTCCCCGATGGAGGGGTATCTCCCTGGGTGTGGCTGTCTGCCGCGCTCCGGACGCCGGCTATCTTCGTCGGCTTGCTCTACTTTATGTCCATTTTCCAGGGTCTGGTGTTGCTCCTGGTGTCTCGCGATCTGTTACCCTCAGAACTCGTCGCGGTCCGTCGAGTCGCCGCGGACCGGGACCTCCCGATTCACGGGGTCGACGAGAATCCGGTCGAGGCGGCCGCGACCGCAGGGCCGAAACTCGCTGCGCTGAACTGGGCGATACTCCTGCCCGTGCTCGTCTTCGAACCGGTCGCCGCGGCCGTGACGGTCGCCGCCGCGGTGGCCGGTATACTGGCCCCGTTCTTCCTCAGAGGACAGGGCTACCGACGCCTCGGCCCGACGCTGTTCGCGCTGGGGCTGGTGGGCATCGTCGCCATCGCCGTCACTGGACCGTTCTCCCTGCTTCTCCCAGTTATCGGAGCGCTGTCGATACTCGTCTACATGGTCTACGGCATCGACCACCGAAACGAGGTGATGCTCGACCGTGTAGCGGGTATCGCAGGCGAGGAGGGGTACGACGAGGCGGTCCTCGTTACGGGGAAGGGACATCTCGGCGGGCTCGCCCGGAAGGCTGCCGACCGCGGACTGACGGTCCCCCGAATCCTCGTCTCGTTCTGGCGCGACGACGGTGAGACGGTGACCGATATCGAACCCGCAGCCCTCCCAGAAATCGAGTTTGGTGCTGGCAGCAACGGCCTCGAAACAACTGGCATGCGGAACGATACTGAAACACGGCTTCACCGGGCCCTCGCAGCCGGCATCGACTACGTCGCCGTGGGCATCGTCTGGGTCATCTGCAATTTCGTGGCGTTGCTGCCCCTCGTGGTGGTTACAGACGCCACCACGTCGGTCGCCTTGTGGACAGCTGTCGGTAGCTTCTGCCTCCTTGCCGTCGGCTATCACGTGGTACTGGAAACGGTCTGGGGGCAGACAATCGGCAAGCGCTTCGCCGGACTCGTCGTCTCAGGCACCGACGGTTCGGAACTCGACGCGCGGACCGCGCTCGTCCGGAACGCCCTCCGTCCACTGGGGATGGCCACGCTGTATCTCGGCAGCGCCCTCGTCGTCAACTCCACCAGCCGCGGCCAGACGATGGGCGATTTGCTCGCACGGACGGTCGTGACGAGGGTGGCGAACGCTCCGAAGTCGGACGGACAAGACGGAGACGACGAAGCGACGGAAGAGCGGCCACAGTCACCGAGAGACGACAGCCCGACATCCGAGGTGGCCGACGCGACGCCGGACGCTGATTCCGGACCGTCCCGGTACTGGTAG
- a CDS encoding glycoside hydrolase family 27 protein, translating to MTHDDADAMLAATPPMGWNSWNAHSCTVTEKDIRAAADALVETGLRDAGYEYVVVDDCWMADETDDAGRLVADAEDFPSGMAALAEYVHERGLKFGIYSSAGSHTCQGYPATLGLERLHAEQFADWGVDYLKYDNCGDHRGRDAVDRYGAMGEALGAVDRDIVYSICEWGQSNPWEWGRNVGGHCWRVTDDAVAKWQTHEGEFGLGIADIVDRVAALDIAAAQGPGGYNDPDMLQVGNGPDSAQSQHEPTDIERRLSAVENRTHFAFWCLLGAPLFVGTDLTAASPDLLDLLTNEYLLAIDQDPLGMQGTPDRRDPTCEVWSKRLSDGAAVALWNRGEERTEIRTHVDETSVPTAGRRYAVLDCWTGEGWETLGELSATVESREAAVFRVTPA from the coding sequence GTGACCCACGACGACGCCGACGCTATGCTCGCCGCTACCCCACCGATGGGCTGGAACTCCTGGAACGCCCACAGCTGTACAGTCACGGAGAAGGACATCCGTGCGGCGGCGGACGCGCTGGTCGAGACTGGACTGCGCGACGCCGGCTACGAGTACGTCGTCGTCGACGACTGCTGGATGGCCGACGAGACCGACGACGCGGGTCGACTGGTGGCCGACGCAGAGGACTTCCCGAGTGGCATGGCCGCACTCGCCGAGTACGTCCACGAGCGGGGGCTCAAGTTCGGCATCTATTCGTCTGCGGGCAGCCACACCTGCCAGGGGTATCCCGCAACCCTGGGACTGGAGCGACTGCACGCCGAACAGTTCGCCGACTGGGGCGTCGACTACCTGAAGTACGACAACTGCGGGGACCACCGCGGGCGCGACGCCGTGGACCGGTACGGAGCGATGGGCGAGGCGCTAGGGGCGGTCGACCGCGATATCGTCTACAGTATCTGTGAGTGGGGGCAATCGAACCCCTGGGAGTGGGGTCGGAACGTGGGCGGGCACTGCTGGCGGGTGACCGACGACGCCGTCGCGAAGTGGCAGACACACGAGGGTGAGTTCGGCCTCGGTATCGCCGACATAGTCGACCGCGTGGCGGCCCTGGACATCGCGGCGGCTCAAGGTCCCGGGGGGTACAACGACCCCGACATGCTTCAGGTCGGCAACGGGCCCGACTCGGCCCAGTCACAGCACGAACCGACCGATATCGAGCGCCGGCTCTCGGCCGTGGAGAACCGGACCCACTTCGCCTTCTGGTGTCTGCTCGGCGCGCCGCTGTTCGTCGGGACGGACCTCACAGCCGCCTCGCCGGACCTGCTCGACCTGCTCACCAACGAATACCTGCTCGCCATCGACCAGGACCCGCTGGGCATGCAGGGGACCCCCGACCGCCGCGACCCGACCTGCGAGGTCTGGAGCAAGCGCCTCTCCGACGGCGCTGCGGTGGCGCTGTGGAACCGCGGTGAGGAGCGGACGGAGATACGGACCCACGTCGACGAGACGTCGGTCCCGACGGCCGGGAGACGCTACGCCGTCCTCGATTGCTGGACCGGGGAGGGGTGGGAGACACTGGGCGAGCTGTCGGCGACTGTCGAGTCACGCGAGGCGGCCGTGTTCCGGGTGACACCGGCCTGA